A single window of Candidatus Manganitrophaceae bacterium DNA harbors:
- the nuoJ gene encoding NADH-quinone oxidoreductase subunit J, producing the protein MLISFYITGAVAVAATLLMVMSPNAVHALLYLIVSLLAVALLFSFLGAPFVAALEVIVYAGAIMVLFIFVVMMLNLGQRATEQERRWLRPAVWIGPSILAAVLIAEVVYLLTQAGLPSPAVEQVDPKAVSRALFGPYLIGVELASILLMGALVGAYHLGWHKPKLEMADDVHSRAARTASGGAPLHRGADRPVGSA; encoded by the coding sequence ATGCTGATCTCATTTTATATTACCGGTGCCGTTGCGGTTGCCGCCACCCTCTTGATGGTGATGAGCCCCAATGCGGTCCATGCGCTGCTCTATCTAATCGTTTCTCTCTTGGCCGTGGCGCTGCTCTTCTCCTTTCTCGGCGCGCCGTTCGTCGCCGCCTTGGAGGTCATCGTCTATGCCGGTGCGATCATGGTCCTTTTTATTTTCGTCGTGATGATGCTCAATCTCGGACAGCGGGCGACCGAGCAGGAACGCCGTTGGCTTCGGCCGGCGGTCTGGATCGGCCCGTCGATTCTGGCGGCGGTCCTTATCGCCGAGGTCGTCTACCTCTTGACCCAGGCGGGCCTTCCGAGCCCGGCGGTCGAACAGGTCGATCCCAAGGCGGTCAGCCGGGCTCTCTTCGGACCCTATCTGATCGGCGTCGAGCTGGCGTCGATTCTGCTGATGGGCGCGTTGGTCGGGGCCTATCATCTCGGCTGGCATAAACCGAAATTGGAGATGGCGGATGATGTTCATTCCCGTGCAGCACGGACTGCTTCTGGCGGCGCTCCTCTTCACCGTGGGGCTGATCGGCCTGTTGGTTCGGCGTAA
- the nuoK gene encoding NADH-quinone oxidoreductase subunit NuoK — protein MMFIPVQHGLLLAALLFTVGLIGLLVRRNIIFILMSVEVMLNAAGLAFVVAGARWAQADGQVMFFFILAMAAAEVAVGLALVLRMHRQYESLDADALSEMRG, from the coding sequence ATGATGTTCATTCCCGTGCAGCACGGACTGCTTCTGGCGGCGCTCCTCTTCACCGTGGGGCTGATCGGCCTGTTGGTTCGGCGTAACATTATTTTCATCTTGATGTCGGTCGAAGTGATGCTCAACGCCGCCGGGCTTGCGTTTGTCGTCGCCGGCGCACGGTGGGCGCAGGCCGACGGACAGGTGATGTTCTTTTTTATCTTGGCGATGGCCGCCGCCGAGGTGGCGGTCGGATTGGCGCTGGTCCTCCGGATGCACCGCCAATATGAATCGCTCGATGCCGATGCCTTGAGCGAAATGAGGGGATAA